GAAGTATACAAAAGATTAAGCGGATAACCGCTGCCATCCTTAATTGCATAAAACGCCTTGAAATCTGTTGGTAACGAAATGCTATAATCTCTTTCAAAGTCGTCAATCTGTTTATCCGTTACTCCAGTTATCTTCTTGTAATCTTTAAAGTACTCAATGTCTTCATCCACAACTTTTTCAGCTAATAACTCCTCTATTTTTGTATGTAATTCATCGATTTGAGAAATCTTACTCACCTCCAAATAGATTACACCTTAGAATACTAATCGCCGGGCATGTGCCAACCCGTGCCCTCATCCCAAATAACATCCGTATCATCTAGATGCACATGCCAATCTCCATTAGAAATACTTCTTCTAATATCCGTCAAACAGGTCAACCAATAAAACAGCGCATGCAATGTATCTTCAAAATTGTCTGATAGGGGCAGTTTTGTTGCACCTGCAAAGATTACTGTTGGTTCATCCTGGTCATAGTCATACACATGAAATGTTTCTCCAATATCCTTCATCTCAAAATCCGCATTGTATTTATCAATAATGGCCGTAATCTCTTGCTTCTCACTGCCCGTAAGGTTATGATTTCTCGTACATGTGTAATAAACAGAAATCCCCATGCTACATTCCTCCATTATAAAAAATAATCACTCAAGAACTTATATCCTCTTTATTATGCCATATTACCCTATCAACCCAAAATCTAACGGACCGGAGAGACCTTATCTCCGCGAAAACGCCACTTTTTGCAGCTTAACGGACTCAGACGACATTATAGTCTCTCTATGAGACGTTTCGGAGCTGAAGTGCAAAGTATAAGGCCTGTAGAGTCCGTTACTCGCCCAATTGGCGACTTTCTTCCCAAATAAGAGTACCTCAGTCCGTTACGCTAAGCCAAACGCCCCTGAAGAACACACAATTCTGTTATTCCGATTCCATCCGCAATAACGTCAAGAGATCCTCGCAGATTCCAGGTGTCGTGAATACAACCTCTTCACCATAAAGTTCTACAGGGATGTTATCTGGCACCGCTTGTACATGGCAAGTCAATGCTCCCGCCTCCCGTGCAATCAAACCAGCAGCGGCTACGTCCCACGGTGAGAGACTTTCTGTATGAGCATCTAACCTTCCGGAAGCCACATAACATATGTCTATTGTTGGAGCGGTAAAACGCCTAATGTCACGACAGTTGCTTCTGAGCCGGTTTACTCTTTCGATTGCTGGCTGTACTTGGGCTGGATCATGCGGGAAGCCCGTACCAATGACAGCATCTAGTAGGGAAGTACATGTACGAATTCCTAGACGCTCACCATTGCAATACGAGCCTTGCCCTTTTATACCTACATAGGTACAGTTCAAATCTGGCGCATACACGGCTCCTGCCAGCACTACGCCATCAAGGGCAAAAGCTAACGAAATTCCGTAATGCGGCAGGTTCCGGGCAAAATTAACGGTTCCATCTAAAGGGTCAATCACCCAAACCGGACCATCAAAATTGAACTTATCCCAGCTATGTACTC
The window above is part of the Paenibacillus sp. FSL H8-0048 genome. Proteins encoded here:
- a CDS encoding inositol monophosphatase family protein produces the protein MKFDLRELALFAEQTVTKAGDRISDLRNREKIEVNYKDAGELVTSADLLSERIIQEAIQVTFQGHRILSEEDGVHSWDKFNFDGPVWVIDPLDGTVNFARNLPHYGISLAFALDGVVLAGAVYAPDLNCTYVGIKGQGSYCNGERLGIRTCTSLLDAVIGTGFPHDPAQVQPAIERVNRLRSNCRDIRRFTAPTIDICYVASGRLDAHTESLSPWDVAAAGLIAREAGALTCHVQAVPDNIPVELYGEEVVFTTPGICEDLLTLLRMESE